The sequence CCAGAAGCTGACACATAGGCCGTCCACGAGCGTGGCTGCAACCAATCGTCGAGTATCCCGTGTGCGCTCGTAATCCGAATATCTGGCGCTTGGTGTGCGATGATCGCGTCGTTGCGCTGCCTTGGCGTTGCATCATTTAGCGACGCTCTTAGACACTGCCGCTACAGAAACTTTGCAGCTTGGTTGCTAATCAGAAGCACACTCGCAACGCTATCACTGCAGGTCGCTGGCAGCGCCGGATACAGTCGCGATGCACTCCGCTTGCAGGCGTAATCGGCGTGGGGTATTTGTCCGTAAGCGTCTGATTTGAAGAAAGAAAATGAGGGCGAGATAAAAGCGCCGCCGTCGGTCGGGGCGCAGGTGGTTGGTTTCGTTCAGTAATATGCGACGGCACCCATATTGCCCCTGCGGCGCTCATTTCAAAAAGTTCTTTGCTATCAAACAGATTGGCGACGGCGCTTGGCGTTCTGCGCTGTTTTCGTTCGGTAACCCACTTTCGCCCGGACGTCCTTCGCCGTCCCGATGAGCATCGGTGCATTTGACTGGAGTGCTTGCCCCCACGCCTCTGCGCTGCGGCGAAAGAACGACAGCTGCGGCGTAGGAACGTCATGTGGCGCAGGGTGCCCTAATCGATCGATACTCAGTGCTGATGGCGGGCCGGCCTGTTCCCTCCATGCTTCCCAAGGTCGGTCCGTCATCACCCGAAAGATGAAAGGATCGACGGCTATGCCATCTGCGAGCACGACAGAGCATCCTTGCGAGCAATGCGGGCCCCAGGCCATCGAACCGATCGCCATGCGCGTACCCGAAGCCTGTCGCTATCTCGGGATCGGACGCAGCACACTCTATGTGCTCATTTCCAGAGACGAGATCGAGATCATCAAGATGGGGAGCGCAACCCTCGTGCTCACAGCCAGCCTGCGCTCGCTGGTTGAGCGGCTACGTCGTCCTGCCGATCAGGTACCGGGGACCGCTATATGATTACGGCGCATCCTGACTTGCTGAAAGCTGTGGTGCTTGCCGCAATCGTGAGCATGCCAGATCATTCCAAACGTCAGCTGG comes from Qipengyuania pelagi and encodes:
- a CDS encoding helix-turn-helix domain-containing protein codes for the protein MPSASTTEHPCEQCGPQAIEPIAMRVPEACRYLGIGRSTLYVLISRDEIEIIKMGSATLVLTASLRSLVERLRRPADQVPGTAI